One genomic segment of Sebastes fasciatus isolate fSebFas1 chromosome 17, fSebFas1.pri, whole genome shotgun sequence includes these proteins:
- the LOC141754205 gene encoding glutathione S-transferase A-like, producing the protein MAKSMSLLWGAGSPPCWRLMITLEEKKLQGYKHKLLSFEKGEHKSQEVLEINPRGQLPAFKHGDNILNESSAACLYLENQFKSQGNKLIPDSPAEQALMYQRMMEGLPFTDKLNSVIYYEWFVPEEERHDSAVERNKEALATELKLWEEYLQKVAAGSYLAGAFSLADVIVFPNIAYAFHFGLSVGRYPKLAKYYSLLKDRASIKASWPPHWLACPRGFDILKDL; encoded by the exons ATGGCCAAGTCGATGAGTCTGCTGTGGGGGGCTGGATCCCCTCCCTGCTGGCGACTTATGATCACTCTGGAGGAAAAGAAGCTGCAGGGCTACAAACACAAGCTGCTGTCTTTTGAGAAGGGAGAGCACAAATCCCAGGAAGTGTTGGAAATCAACCCGAGAGGACAG cttcctgcctTCAAACATGGAGACAACATACTGAATGAGTCCAGTGCAGCATGTTTATACCTGGAG AATCAGTTCAAGTCTCAGGGCAACAAGCTGATCCCTGACAGTCCTGCAGAGCAAGCACTGATGTACCAACGCATGATGGAGGGTCTCCCATTCACTGATAAACTCA ATTCAGTCATCTACTATGAGTGGTTTGTccctgaagaggagagacatgaTTCTGCTGTGGAGAGAAACAAGGAAGCTCTGGCCACTGAACTCAAACTCTGGGAGGAGTACCTGCAGAAG GTGGCTGCAGGCTCATACCTGGCGGGGGCCTTCTCTTTGGCTGATGTGATCGTCTTTCCAAACATTGCTTATGCGTTTCATTTTGG GCTGTCTGTTGGACGTTACCCCAAACTGGCCAAATATTACAGCCTGCTGAAGGATAGAGCCAGCATTAAAGCCAGCTGGCCCCCACACTGGCTGGCCTGCCCAAGGGGTTTTGACATCCTCAAGgatctctga
- the LOC141754204 gene encoding glutathione S-transferase A-like, protein MAQDMTLLWGSGSPPCWRVMIALEEKNLQGYNQKMLSFEKMEHKSQEVLDINARGQLPSFKHGDVIVNESYAACFYLESQFKSEGTKLIPDSPAEQALMYQRMFEGLSFYEKLNTVTYYDWFVPEAERHDSALKRNIEALTTEVKLWEGYLQKLGSGSHLAGPSFSLADVTVFPTVGTLFRFGLSAERYPKLGEYYALLKERPSVKASWPPHWLENPKGQDTLKDI, encoded by the exons ATGGCCCAGGACATGACTCTGCTGTGGGGCTCCGGCTCTCCTCCCTGCTGGAGGGTCATGATCGCTCTGGAGGAGAAGAACCTGCAGGGCTACAACCAAAAAATGCTCTCCTTTGAGAAAATGGAGCACAAGTCCCAAGAAGTGCTAGATATAAATGCCAGGGGACAG ctTCCCTCTTTCAAACACGGAGACGTCATCGTGAATGAATCCTATGCAGCTTGTTTTTACCTGGAG AGTCAGTTTAAGTCTGAGGGAACCAAACTGATCCCAGACAGCCCGGCAGAACAAGCACTGATGTACCAACGCATGTTTGAGGGTCTCTCATTCTACGAAAAACTCA aTACAGTTACCTACTATGACTGGTTTGTCCCTGAAGCAGAGAGGCATGACTCAGCACTAAAGAGAAACATAGAAGCTCTGACCACCGAAGTCAAGCTCTGGGAGGGTTACCTGCAGAAG CTGGGCTCGGGTTCTCACCTGGCGGGACCATCCTTCTCTCTGGCAGATGTGACCGTTTTTCCAACTGTTGGTACTCTTTTCAGATTTGG GTTGTCTGCAGAGCGTTACCCTAAACTGGGAGAGTATTACGCTCTGCTGAAGGAGCGGCCCAGCGTCAAAGCCAGCTGGCCTCCTCACTGGCTGGAGAACCCCAAAGGACAAGACACACTCAAAGACATCTGA